The following coding sequences lie in one Cannabis sativa cultivar Pink pepper isolate KNU-18-1 chromosome 5, ASM2916894v1, whole genome shotgun sequence genomic window:
- the LOC115716964 gene encoding uncharacterized protein LOC115716964, with translation MYSSLAAAKAAVISVGEEIASQLGLPAGICPLVLYLLAQEMFLLEHERYLNFFLTVLWIRTSFQSYLKWLISGVRMYLNQQGHQIGCFKFIDVLSLAKTWFKTRIQQSHLIKYILHYRILFLGYPC, from the exons ATGTATTCATCTTTGGCTGCGGCCAAAGCTGCAGTAATTTCAGTGGGTGAAGAGATAGCATCTCAGCTGGGCTTGCCAGCAGGAATTTGTCCTTTGGTTTTGTATTTACTAGCTCaggaaatg TTTCTCTTGGAGCACGAGAGATATTTAAACTTCTTCCTCACAGTTTTGTGGATCCGAACAAGCTTCCAAAGCTATTTAAAATGGTTAATTTCAG GGGTAAGGATGTATCTCAACCAGCAAGGGCATCAAATAGGGTGTTTCAAGTTTATAGATGTGTTGTCACTTGCCAAGACATGGTTCAAAACAAGGATTCAACAAAGTCATTTGATAAAGTACATTCTACATTATCGAATCTTGTTTCTGGGCTATccttgttag